In Thermanaerovibrio velox DSM 12556, the genomic stretch GGACTCCACCTCCGAGTACGACAAGGAGAAGCTCCAGGAGCGGCTCGCCAAGCTGGTGGGCGGAGTGGCGGTCATCCAGGTCGGCGCTGCCACCGAGACGGAGCAGAAGGAGCTTAAGCACCGTATCGAGGACGCCCTCAACGCCACCCGCGCCGCGGTGGAGGAGGGTATCGTCCCCGGAGGCGGCGTGGCCCTTGTGTCCTGCGCCAACGCCCTGGACGAGTTCATCTCCAAGCTGGAGGGGGACGAGAAGACCGGCGCTTCCATCGTGCGGAAGGCCCTCACGGAGCCCCTGCACCTCATCTCCACCAACGCTGGACTCCAGGGTGACGTGGTGGTTGAGAAGGTCCGGGGTCTCAAGAAGGGTCAGGGACTGGATGCTTCCACCGGCGAGTACGTGGACATGATCGAGTCCGGCATAATCGATCCCGTGAAGGTCACCAGGAGCGCCGTCCAGAACGCCGGCTCCATCGCCGCCATGCTGCTCACCACCGAGGTCCTTGTGGCGGACAAGCCGGAGAAGAAGGACATGCCCAAGATGCCCGGCGGCATGGAGGACTACGACTAACGTACCGTCCGAAGTTACCAGGGAGGGGCTTAGGCCTCTCCCTTTTTTATGCCTTGGCCTGATTCAAAAGGTGTGGCATACTGATCCGTGTTTACTTTACCGCCCCTTGGGGTGTTTTAGTCAAGTTGAGGAAGGACGTGTTTCTCATGGACGTTAAGGACATGGTGGTGGTCCTGGACTGCGGTTCCCAGTATACCCAGTTGATCGCCCGGCGGGTGAGGGAGCTTGAGGTGTACAGCGAGATACTCCCTTGGGACGCGGAGCCCGAGGAGGTGCTGTCCAGGTCTCCAAAGGGGATCATAGTCTCCGGAGGGCCCAGGAGCTGCGTGGAGGAGGGGGCCCCTAAGCTTTCGGAGAGGCTCCTCAAGTCCGGCATCCCCATATTGGGCATATGCTACGGAATGCAGATGCTGGCCCACCAGCTGGGGGGGCGGGTCGTCAAGGCCCCAAGCGCCGAGTACGGCCGGTGCAAGGTCCAGGTTGACTCCCCCGGGGGGTTGCTCCGGGGGTTCCCCGAGGAGTTCACCGTTTGGATGAGCCATTGGGATCAGGTGGAGCAGGTTCCGCCGGGGGCTAGGGTTCTTGCCAGGAGCGAGTCCGGAGCGGTGGCGGCCTTCGAGACCGAAGGGGGCAGGATTTCCGCCCTTCAGTTCCATCCAGAGGTGGCCCACACGGAAAAAGGCACCCTGGCGCTGGCGAACTTCCTCTTCGGGGTTTGCGGCTGCGAGAGGACCTGGGTGCTCACCGATTGGGTGGATCGAATGGTGGAGAGCATCCGCACCCAAGTAGGGGATGACCGGGTGATCTGCGGCCTTTCCGGTGGCGTGGATTCCACCGTGGCGGCGGTCCTTACCTCCAAGGCCATAGGGGACAGGCTCAGCTGCATCTTCGTGGACAACGGCCTTCTCAGGAAGGACGAGGCCCGGAAGGTCATGGAGACCTACACCAAGCTGGATCTCAACGTGAAGATGGTGGACGCCTCGGACCGGTTCCTTGAGGCCCTTAAGGGGGTGGAGGAACCGGAGGCCAAGAGAAAGACCATAGGAGAGGTG encodes the following:
- the guaA gene encoding glutamine-hydrolyzing GMP synthase — protein: MDVKDMVVVLDCGSQYTQLIARRVRELEVYSEILPWDAEPEEVLSRSPKGIIVSGGPRSCVEEGAPKLSERLLKSGIPILGICYGMQMLAHQLGGRVVKAPSAEYGRCKVQVDSPGGLLRGFPEEFTVWMSHWDQVEQVPPGARVLARSESGAVAAFETEGGRISALQFHPEVAHTEKGTLALANFLFGVCGCERTWVLTDWVDRMVESIRTQVGDDRVICGLSGGVDSTVAAVLTSKAIGDRLSCIFVDNGLLRKDEARKVMETYTKLDLNVKMVDASDRFLEALKGVEEPEAKRKTIGEVFVRVFEEESSQVEGARWLLQGTLYPDVIESGHQGKGAAVIKSHHNVGGLPDFMKLKVLEPLRDLFKDEVRRIGAILGVPEGFLKRHPFPGPGLAVRCLGEVARERLDVLREADHILQEEIANFGLYDSLWQCFCVLLPVRSVGVMGDVRTYAETAVIRAVESQDGMTADWARLPYELLDRVSRRICNQVRGINRVVLDVTGKPPATIEWE